The genomic stretch tggatattcgattcgcgaatcgaatagttcgagcgtttgatattcgattcgaattcgagaattcgaatattcgcacacccctacaacatttatcttcatgtCCTTCGGACGACAATGCCTCTCCGCTTCGCAACGTGCAcaatgtttttcaccgggactgcccCATGGTGTGGCAcacgcagcatggactaaaaacacctaTGCACGAGCTGAAAAGACGTTCACATGCTTCgcaccgaagcaagaaagagcccggtataatttcgattgtagctccatAATggatcaaagttttgaattatgataacaagtacgaaattaacatactgtggaacgtaatttgaagtgaacttgtttttgcattttagtgcccctttaattttAGTTTTGGTGAGTGGAGATACAATTGGTGTATGGGGAAGCTTTGTGGGTATTTATGAACCACtactacaaaaagaaagggCCAAAGGTGCCTACCGCCGAGCCTGCATTTTTGACTGGAGATGTGGCCTGAAACAGACAATTATAACATTTGGTTAGTAAACATAGTCACGAAGAAAGAGTACTCCTCAGAAAGGGTCAACGCATATCTCTAGATGTCGAACACATGGTCGCCCCAGAGCAACATTCCTAGCATAATCTTGCACTACACTACCAGCACATTACCAGCTCTTAGTACAACATTGGCACAGGGTCCCCAGAGCACAAAGAGTGTAATCAGTACTGTTTAAAAGTGACACGTATAAAACGAAACAGGCTTTGGCCAGGACAGGTACAGACATAGCAAAGGTGCTCAAATATCAAATGCAATGCACTATTACTGAAAAAGGCACTTGCAGGCccgttctcgtcaaagtaatcgacctcaaTTCCTTCATGTCTATCATTGGTTGTTACGTGAAGgaggcgtgaagaacagaaatgaatgtcaGATGCCCTCAAGCAATAGTCGAGCtcttgatcctgcaatcttcgtGCTTTATCAGCGTGCCCACATCACGAGACTGCCCTTGAGAGTTCTCGCTGGAAGCGGAAGGCTGTATCGTGAAAGAGAAATTTGTGTGGCCGTGAAGAAAAGTGTCGACGGCTACTCTATTTGCTCTGCGTAGCAAATTCTGAAGTCTGCAGGTgataagaaaaataaaatataagtGTGTGAGAGTGGTTCCTTAACGCGGTACAGATGCAGACAGTGGGTGACCCTCGGACTGTTCATGTGCTAAAGACACCGGCTAGCAGAGCTGGTTCGAGGTGAACATCCGCCTGGGGCCGTTTGTTGGCACTTTGCTTCTCATTCTACCTCGTATGTTCAGTTCATAGTGATACCCTCGACAGACTGCACtgtgtgtcgtctgcatccaaaagTTTGCGCACACAACGAAGCATTCAAAGCGCTTCAAATAAAATCTCGTTTGCCGTTGTATTCTTCAAATTGGCTAAGCACACCAACCAAATGCTGTTTCTGAGTACTCAGTGCAAGAACAAATGTGATTTCACAAACCCCATTCAACGTTTACAAATGACAAAGACATCATCGACAAAACACCTTCACGGATAAGGGGTTGGAAAACCACACAGATAGAACTTTGTCTCTGGCACAGTCTGTACGCCTTGCTCCACGCACTCCGTACGCAAAGTCCCAcctcctattattttttatgctacaGAGTTTTAAAAATCTCACATTTTTTTATGCCCCCGCCGACCGTGGCGCCAAACGGTGCTGGGCAGCTCCATGAAGTCGGCGGGAAGTGACGCCTTGACCAGTTGCTCTATGGCTCCACGTCATAGCCCTTCCGCTCATTTCACTTCGCCGCGTCGCGTCCCAGCGCTCGCCGCGTCCCTGTTTACAGGCGTCGCCATGGGGACGGGAACTCCGCACTTCCGTGGCGCGCTCGGtactacgtcataccgagatcAGGCGAGGACGAGGCGAGCCAAGAGTGAGAGGATCTCCTCATATTCAAAGCGCCATAACTCCGTGGTTGCGGGAGCGCAGTGTGAAAGGGTTTCGACGGAGATGCTTGCCACCCGTAAATCTACATTTCAAACATGATTTTGtgtaatacagtcgacccccgtttatccggacggtgccgttcccggcgaaatcgtccggataccgcggcatccggataaatgaaacgaccgaatagaaaagtcctacagagcaaggtttaattaaaacacagaaatctcgtcaatgacagctgttacatagtagtgtaggcactcgattcctgcaaacttttgctaattgcatagaattgagccacgctgttgcgctgctcgaagaatgtcagtgcggacgcaaagtgtcaatgtcggagccttgtttctcactggcgtcatcggcaccgtcttgctgcacataaTCGGAGGCAACAGCTGCAAtcccgtcatcagtcatagctgcacacgcgtcatcatccttatcaacgtcaacgtagtcagaaaccgcagcatcatctacggcagttgcagtgagcctctgcatcagggatcgcagctcagctaggggaatgtcttcatcggccaacgggccgtaagcagcaggccctcgggttggagttttcccctctagaaccggacagttgctcgagatatttccaaatgactcgactggtcaacgggACCCagcgcacacaaatagaaaagggggtcatcgtgcacggttgtctcccctacggaggaatgtaggtccctcacgggtgacgggaataaccccaacacagcgaaaagggtgacgaagctgggtcagcgtctcctcttactcacggtagtccggataactgaagctggattacaagaattttcgactttcgttccctggaattcttgtccgagtccggaagctgaagtccggataaacgagaacaagatacatggaggaaaatccgttcccgctccttttgtccggataccgcgggatccggataaatgaagtcccgataaacgggggtcgactgtatttgaATTTGGAtccacaacccctttaaggccGTATTTCAGCTACATACAACGTTTACGTAAGGTCATTAGTCTCAAGGCCATAAGTGTGCCCATCTGACAGGAGTATATAAGTCACCTGCTAGCACATCGCACCATGCTTTTATCGAGCAATGTCAGTGCTCTGCAGTACACATTCACTATGGTGTAACGATCTCTAAATTGTCGCACCCTGTCGTCCACAGTTCTCACATGAAAGTTGGAGTTTCAATAAGGACCATCCATCCACAATTGTTTTGCTTAGCACCACAACTTGTCACGAAAATACTATTGAAACACTGAGAAAAACCGGCAGCGGTCATGGTATTCTGAAGCAGCAGAAATGCCATCAGCCAATCAGGCACCAGATGCAGTGTATGTGGTGTGGAACACTATCATCGTGGCATCCTTCTCATCTTTTTGGGACAGCTCCCTCCACCACTGATGTTCTTGGCCTGCCCTTGTCTGTGCTAACTAATCTACTACATTCTACTAATCTACCACAGACACTGCTGCCAATGAAGTCAGGGACAACATggagatgtcagaaggaagcagGTTTTTTAGCAAATCCATTCTCTCATGAAACTGTAGGATATCGAAAATGGTCTGGCATGGTTGCCAAGGTGTGTTGCATATTGATCTCCACGGTGCTGTTTACCAGTGATTACAAGCTGAAGACCCACAATATTGTGTGGGTCCATCCACCTGTTGCACCAAAGCTGCGATTCTCAATACAGAGGCACAGTCCTACAAAATTTGTACGAAACCGTGGATTCTGCAATATACCCTGAACCCGTTCATTTTTGTGAAATCACTGAAATGTCAGCACCTTAACGATTGTATCGAACAAACAAGTGGGCCTTACAGGTGATCGGTCCATCATCTTCTGTATCGCAGCATCTTTGATGGCTTTGCAATCCTGCCTCATCATATCTTCAGTGTCTTCTACTTTTGCTTTCACTTCAGGCAGAAGACCCTGTAGTTCCTCAACCTCACGTTCTGCTCGCCACACTGGATCATCGTCCAGTGATCCCTGACGTTCTTTGGACTTGTTCTCTTCAATAAATCTGAAATACCACAGTTTTTTTTTGCTTAAATTAAGCGATGTGGAACTAAAATATTACGAGATAGTCAAGTGCAAGTCACTCGCCAGTTATACGTATTAATGGCCACCCGTCTCATGTTCAGGATACATTGTGGCCCCAGATACACGTCACTTGATTTGTGTATCAGGTTTTGATTCAGTTTGATCCCCCACGTGAAACACAACCATCGATATCTACACATTAGAATGAGCATGCTTATCCCTGTCCCTCTTGCATAGAGCAGCAGGTGACTCGAAGCAGGTGGTTATACTTTTGCATCGACAAATGAAGTCATCCCTAATGGTAATTCAATAGGAACTTCATCTGTGCATGCACTAGTTCAGAAAGCATACTATAACCCTCTTTCTCACACAGTATATATCAAGCATCCATATTTGCAAGCCCTTGAACAAAACAAGTGTCTGATGCCAGCAGCAGTTTGTCTCTGCACAGGACAGGGGGGGAAACCATGTGACAAAGTATCTGAccaatcacaaggcagcaacTGTCAGGTAATTGTAGACCTGCACAGCTTCACAGAAGAAATCATGTGCGGCTCACCATGAGATGGTACCCCTTATTTGGGAAGGGGACCACTGAGGTCGCTCCATAagcaataggggagagagggaaactagGGAGCAGCACATACAGCTGACCCATGTGCATAGCATGCATGCTTTTTTGTCACAAAATGCGTTCTGGTTGATACAGGGGTAAGgtggcacacacacactcacagaACAAACTGACATTAGAAATAAAACTCATATGTGAAATAATCTCCCAAATGGATAGCGCAAAAGTACAAAATATGTGGTGCATGAGAAATAAAATCAGATAAATCTGTGCCAGTAGCACTATTTCCTTGGCTACTTCAAGCTGTGCACCTACTGTAGCCTACATCCTATATTTGCCACCAGTTTCACAGGGTTTGGTCCAAAGAGCAAGTTAGAAATGGTGTTCCAATGTTGTCAGATGTCAGAATGCCAAGAACAAACGGTGCAATGCATCATAGAAATGTATACATTACAAGGAGGGGAAGAGTTAAAAGCAGAAAATATTTTCACCTATGTGCTTCCACCCCCGTGTTTTTAAATACAACGCCACCTAGGTACAGAATCCCTGCTCAATGCGTCCTCTTCACTACGTCTGCTTTCGTCTGCTACcacgattcgccgttctgcaaattcaagaactcgcaaatgattgcagctatcttcgcaaatttgaacctgtagACTAACAGTgaaacacgctttccagaaaatttgtctcgagaaaaatatgggaccgtATTGCACATTATTTTGTTTCTCCACTTAGGATGCGGGGACTTTCAATACCCACAGACGACAGCGGCTGTCAATGCGGCTGCCGATGGCTCGTCTCCACGGCTgcgaccgctgaaagcatgtTCACAGTTGGCTACGGCCATTGAAAACAGTCCTGGTTGGTTGACTAGTTGATTAGTTGTTACATCACGACAACGAGTAAGCAGGCTCGggattcgctccgagatcgaacggtgttgGCACGCTGCGGAGAACAGAACTACCGCAGTGtggatgcgtcgtctgcttttacacgtttattccgcgttcagtgcagtaggtggagcactggggaaccgaacactgtcgtaccatcgcggcacaagtgatcttcctgTGAACATACAGAAGAATTACAGAGAAGAATCAACCCCATGTGTTATCCACACTCGAATGGTAACAGTGTCGCCTCCTAGAGGTCGATCTCGTAGCAAATATCTAGGTGGTGCTGATTAAATACATCGATATGCTTCTGCGCCCACAAGTTTCTCTCAATGCAAAAGCATGTTTGTTCACTGTCGATGTTCTCATTACAAAGGAATATGTTCGAGCTGAATCCTGCAGGCCAAACTTACTTGGTGAGGTTCTCCACTCGTAACTGCAGTGCCCCAACCGCTGCCCGGAAGTCGTCCACAGCATTGTTGTACTGTCCAGCAAAAGAGTGTGCCAAGCCACGCTGATAATGCGTTTCAGCTAGCTGCCGACTATCTGCTGCCAGAGTCTCCCTCTGGATGTTTAAGCACTCCGACAAGTCTTCCACAGCCTGCTCACAGTTGTCAGACTCTATGCTAATTTCACCCAGCTTGAGCAGAATGTCTGCAACCTTTCCGAGAGCATCGGCGTTGCCCTCCGCAGCTTGCCTAAAATTTTTCCACAAAAGGTAGCCTTAGTATGCTTTGTAAAAGACACAACATAGATGGACTGAAAAGTTGCTGCAATAATCATGAGTTTATACGTGTAAACAATAGAGCTCTACGcgagaaacgtcaccatgacgttggtagacagactgaaaccgaaataaATCAGAAGGGGAGGGTTGAGATCCttgaatgggcacttgttcgccgcTTCCTACTGAAACAAAAgtaagaccgaaggtcgcgtccctttcagggaccactgtaatcccctcaagaccgtggctttcgggcgcaaccTCGTTCGCCCCTGGCTTccaacgtagttcaactctaccaaattagtggcgctgtcgaacacaatgacgtcatatgtttacaaacagggaaggGTCTATTAGCTGAGGCTGACTACAAACATGGACAACACAAACACGTATTCCTTCCACTCTGTAGGAAATAATGCTGGCATGGGGGATGCCAAAAGTTCCATCGATGCTAACGCTAAAAAATTGTGTGAAAACCATTTAGCTTGCAGATTTGTGTAGTTAActatgaaaaatataaaaaccACATGTTCTATACATTGTCAATACTCTATTCCACAATTTCTTTAGCTGTTGAGGAATCGTTGTGGCTTTACAATGAACACCTCAAGGCATATACTGATGTGCAAAGTATGGCTTCTTTTGGTGACACAGCATTGTCACAAGCTGAGCAGAGACTCAATGAATACAGCCACCTGTTTCATCAGCATGGTGAGTATGTCTATCAGCAGCCACCACTAAATATTGAATGAAGTACAGGTTCGTCGGTTTCCACGTAAAACATGGCTACATCCAGTATTTGACCACATACTGTGCAACTATGAACAGTCCCCTCTGTATACTACGTACCTTTTGAAGATGACCTTGGCAAGTTCGAGGACTTCCCATGCTAGCTGAAGATTCGAAACTTCATCCTGAAGAGTAAAAAATAATGTGCACCTGAGTATAATGGCACAAGTGGAGAATAATGGCACGGATAATGTCCAAAAGGAGTATATGTATACCAGGAGTGTATCTATACACATGTATCTATGTACAGATAcagaatgtatgtatgtatgaatgaatgtatgtatgtatgcatgaatgtatgcatgtatgaatatatgtatgtatgtatgaatGTATGGGagtgtatatatgtatgtatgtgtaccGCTAGGCATGGCACATTCACATACCTCATCCACCTTCTCCTGCGGTGCAGCCGACGATGTGCCTGGTTCAGCAGATATGTGAGGGTCTTCCTTGAGCACTGGTTCTTCTTTTTCGAGGTCTTCCTCTGCCTCAGCAGACTTTTCTGCTCCTGATGAGTCCTCTGGAGAGAAGGGATAACATTAACGCATGTGCAGACCCACTGATGCGAAGAATGTAGACTATATGTAGACCACAAAGTTCCGCAGCAATACCCCACTGCTACAAACGAAATGCCAAATCAATTAATACAACTGACCATGCATTACAGCATATGCTTTTGCTCCTCTAAATGCCACATGCAAAGCCAAGAAGCAGATCATGCAACGTTTAGGACTTATCTTCATCAAAGAACTCAACAGTTCTTCAGCATGCATCACACCTCACCTTTGCCGCTACCAGATGGATCATCAACTTCCATGGCTTCTGCACTACCTTTGGTTATCTCAGCGCTGCCGTCATCTGCTTGCCCTACTGCTTCACTTTTCTCATCGCTAACCTTCTTCTCCGCATCCTCTTTCTTTTCCACCGCAACAGACTCCACATTTTCATCTTCAGATGGTGCCACCTTGTCTTCCATCTGCCCCTCTCCTGACTCTTTCACTTCCCCACTTTCTTTCACCCCACTTGTTTCTTCATTCGCACATTTGCCACCTTCTGCTTTTCCCACCACCACATCTGTTACATCTGCTTGCTCTTCTGAGGTTCTAGATTCTGCCTCCAAAGCTGCCGTGAAATTTGTGTTACACTCTCAGCCATGCAAGCAATCTACAATGCGACCACAAATACAAAAGCATGCTCTCATAAGCTTTGCGGCTACAACATGGAACAAGTCTTGCAATGCTACAATATTCCTGTATTATGTCTGCAACGAACAGGGTCCCCTGGACTGCCACCAGACAACTGCTCCAGCATGCACGCTCAAAGCTGCAATTACAATAGTGACAGCAACCTGTGCTTTGTGTTGCCCAAAGCCACTTATAGAGAAGCAAGGACAGACATGCAGGGTACGCTATAGTCTGACGTTACAGCTGTTTGTGCCTAGCATGCATTGGAGACTTGCTAAACGATAACAAGGTGCCACAAGCAGACCATATCTTGTCCTGTCAAATGTTTAGCATGTAACAAAATGACTACAATTAGGCTAAATATTTGTTTACAGCTAATCCAATAGCTAGTGCCTTTGCAAAACCTGAGTAATAGCAGGTTTCAGGGTAATCTATTAAATGGGACGCTATTGGATCACTATTATGCTAGCATGCACAGCTATCTTTGATACACACTGCAACATAAAGTCATAGGGAAAAGAGAATACAATGTTTAAGCAATTTATTCTAAAGGTGTTATGCACCAGACAATTCCCACACCTGGGTCAACCTTGGTTTTCAATATACAGTGGAATCTCACTAAACGGGAATTGCTTACACGGAATTACTGCTTTCACGGAACAACAGTCGCAAGGTTGATTGGATTCGTATTTGTGCAGTGCAAAAATTTTCCCGCTAAACGGAACGAAAATTTTTACACCACTGGGTACACGGAACTgaccagtcttgggtagtaactacgttacttttaacttgtaactgtaactagttacttttgggggtaactagttacagtaactagttacatttccagagaagtagcttttaactgtaactagttactatttctgtgaaagtaactgcaaaatgtaactagttactcgaataaatgtcgttccttttttttctttactctaCCCTCCCCTACTTCCCCCTAACAATATCTTGcttccttttatccgtaatcggtatgtgccccgtgccttgggctcttgaccaaacagggaattccagctttgcgaacagaaattagTTGAAGATAGTGACCTGACCCTCAACGgtcggagtgagtcatatgtgagTGACACTGTCACTGCCCTATCACGGGATCCTGCCTCCTGTGGATATGGACAAGGGAATGATTACGCACAAAGAGAAAGTTTCAGGTCAGCTCACTTGCGCTCCGACCAGTGCAATGGCTAATCCTGCTCCGGTTGCTGCTACCATAAGCTTCCGTGGCCGCTCTATGAAGCAACCTTCGCGTTTTTATCATGGAAGGACGAGAATAATTTAATCGTAAAGTGCAAGCTATGGAATAAGACTTAATTACTCGGCAAGCAGGACGTCAACTTCAAACCTGTAAAAGCATCTTGAGGCGAGTTCCTTGTTCTTGATtatgtctctctctctacacgTTACAAAACATGTGCGTATCaccgtgctcttctttttcaccgcgatgtgccaggtcgcatgcacatgtcgtatttttccgtgtgggataaccgcgtattaacttatactgcttctggttaagtgcgAGACAACTCTTATTGCACTtgagtaaatgtaaataaatgtatgttcttaacaattgtatcaccctctcatggacatttttataaaaagtaactgtaatgtaactaagttactttctctcggtaactgtaactgtaactagttactcgaccaagaaagtaactataactgtaacttagttactatttttgtcagataaactgtaactgtaactcagttactttttagaagtaacttacccaagactggaaCTGACTGAACATTTCAGAGCATCGTCACTATGCGCATCGCAGCTTGAGCTCTCTGCTTCTAGTACAGCCATGATTAGGATTAGTACGTTAACAGTAGTAATTGCCATTTCCAATGGCATTGCAGAAGTGCGCACATCACGCTCTTGATCTTCAAAGCAAGATCAAAGTTATCAACAATTTTGAGTGTGGTTGCTGCACAACAACAGCGCTTGCGATGGGGTAAGGGATGCCGAAAAGTATGTTAACAAGAACTCTTTGTTGTAACATTTGTTGTAACACTAACTCAACAGTCAACATACACGCAACATTTTCCTGAAATCAGTCGGTGTCCTGGGACCAACAGGCTTTTTCTCACTGTTTCTTGAATCACAATCTTTACGTTAAGAACGGAAGCATGTCAgttatgcgagtaaatatggtAAGTCGAAAACTGGTTATTCTATCAGCACTGTCAACAGCTTATGTACGTCTCGGAGAAATTGCGATGACAGTGACAGTGGAAGGTTACAGTTGACAAGCTGTGTGATGCCCTTAGTGCTTCATGATTtggacagcaaagaaaaagactTCGACTCTGTGACGACAaaggcagggtgtcggagcgaaccgaaaaccggaaccgaaaaaaaaacgctattttggtgagaaccggaacggaatcgaaaccgtatacgttttaccaggagggaaaccgaaaaatatatttaacggttttcggtccaagaaaaaacttcgccggtttggactacggaaaggcgaatgaaacagacgtcgtgtgctctgaagtcatgtcatggatactatacgagggttacggttacggtggaatgtatgttggtatactatgacccttaggctccctttgtaatggtttatcgttcgtgcacgcacacagacttagaggtacatgtgactttCTAGCAATGTGCcatagtgttcgttttaatttgatccccccaaactctcctcaactaaacagcgacccaagggggctgcataacggcttctttatcggtaatgtcgcgcaacgcgtcctttgtttgagagcagctaagttgaatacatttacgtatacgcgagggcaagcccgtgcgatgtggcaactcttttgtggacaggacacgaagcaAATATAACGGAGCcatcgagcgcgtttgtgagtgaaggtgttcctcgatttgcgtcgtactcgtgcggtggtgcttgctggctagacagtagcaacagacattcggatgggacgcgatcgctccaacccagcaagaaagtactttacgtatgacatcacgacaaacaagtccgtttgtagcatgcgcttcaagaaaggagaaagctcattcagacagtaacctacaggaaccaggagctaccaatttcgcagctgtctattaatattaaataccatgtatgcggaataaacaggtttacattttgtaacttttttttttttgtgtggggatgaatattcccagcagaagcgaaaccggttaaaaaccggtatgaaccgatatttttttgctccgcagcagaaccggtaccggattgtttatgatgtaaccggaacgaaaaccggaacgaaaaacgtttcggttcgacaccctggacaAAGGGATTGAAAAAATGCTTTCTATTGTGTATAATGCATGCCCAAAGTCAAAATATCCCAATGAATGGGCCAACTGTTCGTGTGAAGGTGGAACATCTCAGTGTGGACTAGAATAAAGTTGAAAATTGTATGTGTACTCCAGTAACGTGCACAAAGACTGCTTCCAACTTCTGCACTCCTGGAAATTACGCCATTTAACACCTCACACACAACTCTGCAAATGGAACTTCCGATAAACGAAACAGATTTTCCAGGTCCCTCGGGGTTCCATTTAAAGAGATTCCACTGTAGCACCATTATGtagagctgtcgtctgcattgttATCTGCTTACAAGCAAAAGACACTATCATCAGAATGTGATGAAACTATCAACATACATCGAAAAAATGATTCATAAACGTTGTCACTTATCCTGTGTACAATACAGTACACAATGCACAACCTATGCACTGCAGCCCTTGCAGAAGACTATAGAAGTGCACAATAGCCTTGGTCATGAGATGTATACGTAGAAATACATAGTCACTAACTGACGACTTAGTCATTTTGTTACGCAGACATTCAACAGGAGCATTCCGAAACATATCTCACTGCAAAGACAATGTCCGCATGTGGCACATAGCGTGCAAACGATGCACACACCAGATCTTACCAGCTGCTCCTTCTTTATTCCCTTCTGCTTCCTGCTTTTCTGCCTCATCCTCTTCTCcatcttcttcctcctcctcctcctcttcagaTGGAGATTCATCCTCTGCACATTAGAGACTCTTTAACGCCTCCCTCATTGAAGAAGTACAACAACTATACATTAAAAGAAAACTGAATTTCATAGGAACATTATGCATGACTCAGTGGCAGAGAGGACAACCGTCACATGTACCACACACAATTTCCCACCAAGTGACATGCCTGTACATCATTCAGTGGAAACCTAGAATCAGAGCCGTCCCAAAATACAAAACACACGAAAAATGAGGAATCTATGCTTTTCAACGTTCACTGCTTTCTTTAACAACCAGAAAGAGCGGGTAGCCATAGGGAATAGAGGGGAGCGAAGGATGCGCAATGTCAGGAAACTTCCAAGTTTATGCTTCCATTAGAGTGTATCCTGTTTAAAATGGGAAAGAACAATCTAATTCTAAATTCTACAGTAGACGTCCTCTCGGGTGCCGCTTTATTGCTCAACCTTATCAGTTCCTTACCAGGCACTGGTGCTCTCCCTTCTGCACCGACTAGCACTGCTTCAACAAGATCACCCACTGGGATGTATACCACGTGCCTCAGATATATGCGTTATATGTGCACCAAAAGACGACCTTGATCTACGTGCCGGTTACTGGGAGTTTCTCAAAGAGCATTCTGACATCGAGAAGACAGCCTTTGCCACCCCTGATGGCTTGTACGAGTTCAAAGCCATGCCATTTGAACTCTCGAACGTCCCCGCCACATTTGAGTGTGTGACGGACACAGTGCTCCGGGGGCTGCGGTAGAATATATGCCTGCGTTATCTGGACGATGACACGGCAAGTTCCTCAACCTTTTCTGGCTACATCCAGTGGCTGAAAGTGGCTGCCCTGCCGCTACAGGGTTACAACTTAATCATAAGTATGGTTTCCGACCTTTCGGTATTTTGGCTTGGCAATGGTTGTGGGTACAACGAAGGGACTTGGGTGCCAAGGGGGGAGAACAACTCGGGgcacagaaagaagaaaaatgaaaaataaaaagtgcgtTTCATGTGCCCGGCAGCTCGTCCACTCCTCCAATGGCAGGGGGTGCTTGCCGGAGCTTTCAATTTCTCTAAACTTTTGAC from Ornithodoros turicata isolate Travis chromosome 4, ASM3712646v1, whole genome shotgun sequence encodes the following:
- the LOC135391219 gene encoding histone-binding protein N1/N2-like isoform X1, with amino-acid sequence MAEAAEPTPATTEEGINTDGVDGAMLLLQGKRHLLVQDYPSAVISLQDACKLLASKYGETANECGEAYRCYGTALLELARQETGVLGNALEDESPSEEEEEEEEDGEEDEAEKQEAEGNKEGAAALEAESRTSEEQADVTDVVVGKAEGGKCANEETSGVKESGEVKESGEGQMEDKVAPSEDENVESVAVEKKEDAEKKVSDEKSEAVGQADDGSAEITKGSAEAMEVDDPSGSGKEDSSGAEKSAEAEEDLEKEEPVLKEDPHISAEPGTSSAAPQEKVDEDEVSNLQLAWEVLELAKVIFKRQAAEGNADALGKVADILLKLGEISIESDNCEQAVEDLSECLNIQRETLAADSRQLAETHYQRGLAHSFAGQYNNAVDDFRAAVGALQLRVENLTKFIEENKSKERQGSLDDDPVWRAEREVEELQGLLPEVKAKVEDTEDMMRQDCKAIKDAAIQKMMDRSPATSPVKNAGSAEPTVNVITHLVKRKRPTDESGNDSTSSPIKRQKAETPTKNGESTTTASPTNNEKPVPKMQHILS
- the LOC135391219 gene encoding protein HGV2-like isoform X2 translates to MAEAAEPTPATTEEGINTDGVDGAMLLLQGKRHLLVQDYPSAVISLQDACKLLASKYGETANECGEAYRCYGTALLELARQETGVLGNALEDESPSEEEEEEEEDGEEDEAEKQEAEGNKEGAAEDSSGAEKSAEAEEDLEKEEPVLKEDPHISAEPGTSSAAPQEKVDEDEVSNLQLAWEVLELAKVIFKRQAAEGNADALGKVADILLKLGEISIESDNCEQAVEDLSECLNIQRETLAADSRQLAETHYQRGLAHSFAGQYNNAVDDFRAAVGALQLRVENLTKFIEENKSKERQGSLDDDPVWRAEREVEELQGLLPEVKAKVEDTEDMMRQDCKAIKDAAIQKMMDRSPATSPVKNAGSAEPTVNVITHLVKRKRPTDESGNDSTSSPIKRQKAETPTKNGESTTTASPTNNEKPVPKMQHILS